One Vibrio campbellii CAIM 519 = NBRC 15631 = ATCC 25920 genomic window carries:
- a CDS encoding ABC transporter permease — MSQSNVTPAPAAAPSAWQRFKESDFLYYFKRDKVAMASFTVFMMFLVLALAAPILAPTDPYDLTSIDIMDSELPPSWMEDGDERFVLGTDEQGRDILSTILYGSRLSLTIGFLAVGLQLVLGIIIGLSAGYFGGRIDSFLMRFADVQLSFSTMMVAIIVSAIFKASFGSDFYSQYAVVMLVVIIGVAEWPQYARTIRASVLAEKKKEYVEAARVMGFKAPRIMFRHILPNCLSPILVISTVQVANAIMSEAALSFLGLGLPVDQPSLGALISIGFNYIFSGAWWITAFPGIVLVTLVLVINLLGDWLRDVFNPKIYKG; from the coding sequence ATGAGCCAATCAAATGTAACACCAGCTCCTGCAGCCGCACCGTCAGCGTGGCAGCGTTTCAAAGAGTCGGATTTCTTGTATTACTTCAAGCGCGACAAAGTTGCGATGGCAAGTTTTACCGTCTTTATGATGTTCTTAGTGTTGGCGTTGGCTGCGCCAATTCTGGCACCGACAGATCCGTATGATCTGACGTCCATTGACATCATGGATTCTGAGTTGCCACCGTCTTGGATGGAAGATGGCGATGAGCGCTTTGTGTTAGGTACTGATGAGCAAGGTCGCGATATTTTATCGACCATTCTTTATGGCTCTCGCCTGTCTTTGACCATTGGCTTCCTTGCGGTTGGTCTTCAGTTGGTACTGGGCATCATCATTGGCTTGTCTGCAGGTTACTTCGGTGGCCGTATTGATAGCTTCTTGATGCGTTTTGCTGATGTGCAGTTGTCGTTCTCGACCATGATGGTGGCGATCATCGTCTCGGCAATCTTCAAAGCCAGCTTTGGCAGTGATTTTTACAGTCAATATGCAGTGGTCATGCTGGTGGTGATTATCGGCGTGGCAGAATGGCCGCAATACGCACGTACCATTCGCGCCTCGGTATTGGCAGAGAAGAAGAAAGAATACGTCGAAGCGGCGCGTGTGATGGGCTTTAAAGCGCCTCGCATCATGTTCCGTCATATTCTGCCGAACTGTCTATCGCCAATCTTGGTTATCTCGACAGTACAGGTAGCGAACGCGATCATGTCGGAAGCAGCACTGTCATTCCTAGGCTTAGGTCTACCAGTCGACCAGCCGTCACTGGGTGCCTTGATCAGCATCGGCTTTAACTACATCTTCTCTGGTGCATGGTGGATTACTGCCTTCCCAGGTATCGTACTAGTGACATTGGTATTGGTGATTAACCTACTGGGTGACTGGCTACGTGATGTATTTAACCCGAAAATCTACAAAGGTTAG